CTTCATCTCAAACATTCTATAACACGATAATGGACAAATAAACCACAACAGTTAATCAGATTCCTCTCACCAATCATCCAGTCCACCTCCTCCACGTTGTCTCCGTAAAGGCCGTGCCGGCTTTTTCCTACAAACTGTTTGGAGGTGAAGAGCGGCACGTGCACGTGAGCCAGAGACAGAAACAGCAAAAACGGTCTGTCCTGGTTCCTgcatgtgaaaataaaacacatcgAAGTGAAGTTCCATTGGTCAGGTCATGTAAACAGCAGTGCAGGTTAATATTCATGCACCTACGCTCATATGTTTCCATAGTAACTGGAATGTATTTACTGCagggctgcaactaacaattgttttaataatcgattaatctgaCGATTGTTGTTtcaattaatcgattaatcgggtAAAAACCAAAAGCAAGAAAAGCATTAATTTCcaaccctttatttaaaaacagaactaaaatctttagaaagtgcacagacatgttgctccttgagctgttataagaataataataaaataaaataaaaatggactaacataaaaaacatagacatgtacgctttacatctgccaaatatatacagtggaaccttggattacgagcataattcatctGGAAGcagctcgtattccaaaacactcgaaaaccaaattaactttttaaaacacactaacggaatcactgctgtaaagtaaaaataaaacaaattaacctgaactttacctttgaaaagaatcacgacagagcagtgtttctgtgtagagcagagagaaagagtgtgtgtctgtgtctgtgaaggtgaaagtgtgaggggtgtgtgtgtgtgtgtgtgtgtgtgtgtgtgtgtgtgtgaggcaccTCTCAACAAACTGCTCCGCCTCTTTCATTAGCCTATCAGAGAGCGTGTCCAGGTTCACCGGTTGTTCCACTACATCCTGGTTCCTCATGACGATGCAATTCCAGGTTCGTAGAAACCCAAATGGAATGTACCAGGTCAAAAAGCCGAGGACGTAAACGACGACTAGGAACACTAGAACCCGGGAGCCGATGTCCAGGAGTCCTGTGATTCGAGCTGTGATTAGGGTCAACACTGCCAGTGCTAACAGCGTGAAAACGTGCCACAGCTTCCTCTGAACGTCCAGCAGGATGTCCGCGCCGGCTCCGGGTTTGCAGTCGTTAACCAGGGTGAAGGGAATCCCGTAATAGTAGTCGAACCCGTGGCTGTTGGGATGGTGGCAGTGATCGTTTCTGCGCGTGCAGCTCATACCCAAGTGCCACTTTCCTGGACAGATTGAAGAAGTTGTTAttgggggaaaagaaaaaggtttagtTATGGTCATGCTAGTGTCAGGGAGACAATTCCCTGTGGGacattcaattcagttcaattctattttatttgtatagggcTTTGAACAATGttgtcgcaaaacagctttacacaatcaaaaaaaaggccaaaacCTCAGCGCTGTTTAGAAACCCTGGCCAATGGACCACTTACCACATGGACTGGATGTCCACACCCTATCTTCTACACACCGGAGTTTCAGACTGTATCAGAGCTGAAAAATACGACTGTCTTACCCACAATTCCCGTGGTGTAACCCTGCTTTTGCAGGAGTTTGGCAAACGTGGTGGCGTTGGTAGGAAGCCCTCCTGAAGCACCGAGGAACAGGATCACCTGCGCTCGTCCATTACTCCCCAAACCTTGATGGGATGGAAAGATTGTATAGAAGGTGTAACAACCTTTAGGCGATGTattaacattcatgcacatgAGTTTGTGTTACATTAATGTTGAAGTGAACATCATAGtttgtgtaattaaattatgaagTTTTAATCTTCTGCTTAGCTAAAGAAAGACTCTGCTGTGATCCAGGTGATGGGGAACCAGATGTTGAGTTCCTTTTAAATAACTCGAATACTTCCTTGTCCTGTACAACTGAGAAATGGATGAAATGGTGGGGGTGTCTCTGGGGTGGTGTCTCTGGGGTGGTGTCTCTGGGGTTGTTCGCTCAGTCCTTGGGATGGACAGGCTAAAACATCTGTCTTTGTTTAAGAGTGCTCTGATTGATCGGCTGACGATCAAAACTGGCTAAAGATCTCGTACTTTTTACAGATTGATGGTCTCTCATCTGAACGATCATATAAACGGTTAACATTGTGATAACAGAAAAACTCACGAGAACTACATTAGCATGTCGTCGTCAGTCTGGGAATCTTACCAAAAACACATCACAAGGATGTTTTGCAATAtgcaaatgtgtaaatatacaatatgtatattttgtatatttgcaTGTATATGTTTATTCTGTATATCCACCTACAGCAGAAGTGCTCGCAGTCGGGCCTCACGCTGCAGAGAGTCAAAAACCACAGAAATAAGaactaataaagaaataataaaatctctGGACGAGCGTTACCTTACCACTCCATGTGGGGGCGACACTGAGCGACTCTTTAGTATGATAAGAGGAACAGTCGGTTCTGGTGTTTATAAAGACATGCCGCCCTGACTGCTGAGTAATGAGTATATGTGCCTGGATCACCAGATACACACTGACTGATGGGTGGTTATTTACACTTCGtggtggcgcagtgtgttaaCGCTccgagttactgatcagaaggttggtggTTTAAGCCCCAACTCTGCCAGGCCTTGAGCATGGCCCTTAACCCCGTCTACTTACAAAAAAGCTGGAACGTGTGAAGTGataaataaaggctgaactttaaaaatgtttcagtttGTTATTCATTGACGCAGTTCCATGTGCTGCACGTTATAACGAGGACGCTCGTGTTTCAGTGTGTTTCAGCTACCGCTAGTTTATGAATGGAAAGGTTTTGCCGTTTTGTCGACCATAGGCCAGTGTACTGATTGGCTGGTTATAATAgttattttttacagttaaaataCATTGAAGGCGGATCCTAATAACCCACACACTCAGTGATCGGTACACACCAGGGCTCGGCATTCCATCTGGCTttggaaaagaaataataagtatttaattttaattaatttaatttagttaatttttcttttatctaaTTCTAAATTTCAAGATTATGGTGATTTTGTAACATTCAAATAAAACGTTTTAATCTTTTTGTCGCTTAAAATATGCGTTACAAGAAGCGATGTGAGACAGGAGATGTTTCGACCTGTTGTTCAGGGTGACGGCTGACTGCAGGCTCCAGTACACGTGATAACAGGATGATGTCACACAGACGCAGACGCCATTTCTGTTTGGctgcaataatttaaaaacacagtGACCCCTGGTGTTTTCTCTTCTGCGGGAATCGGCTCCCagcggctctgtgtgtgtgtttgctcagtTGTCGCTCTACTGTTTCTCTCCAACATTATGGGTACATAcagtttttttaatcaattgtaAACATTGTTAATTAGTTACCTGACCTCAGCGGGTAACGTCCAGTCATGAACGCAGCACGGCTCGGCGTGCAGAGAGGAGCGGCGGAAATGTGCTGAGTCAGCTTCACGCCTTCCTCCGCCAGCCTGTCGATGTTCGGGGTTCTGACAACAAATCAGACATCAGACTTCAAgcttggagggaaaaaaaaacaaacaaatttaaatataaatgacatGAAAACATGGCGTTTTTCCACCACCTGATTGTATCGTTCCCATAGCAACCGATATCGCCGATCCCCAGATCGTCGACCATCATGAGTATGAAGTTGGGTTTGGTGGCATCTTCGGCTTTTCTAACGCCCTGACTTTGTACAGTTAGGATAAACAATCCGAGGAAATGCCTGAAATAGGAAAAATGAACAAGCTCTGATATCAGGTTACAGGTACAGGATCAGCTCGGACTGCCGACTAACGTCTGAGACAGAGATAATTCCAACACATGTGCAGGACGTGCAACCTGCTAGCTGTATTAGAGCAATATTCCTACATTTATAACACTGAAGAAAAGATCTCACATCATACCTCAGGCACGGGCGAGCCATCAGAGCAGGAACCCGGTTCTCCTGAAAGATACTGTACGTGTTAAAGACATGAAGGACTGTGGAGTCTCCAGGCAGAGACATTGCACATGGTGTAATCAATAAATATTCACAAGTTTAGCATTTATAACCCTGTAAACCATGTTAGGGGTGGGATTCAAACCCACACCTCCATTCAGAGACCAGACTCCcgcttttttaaagaaagagtctttaacctgaaataatgaCAGGAATTAGATTTACAGGAAGAGAGTGTACAGTCCACGTTCTACACTGGAGCTGTCGGGagggccgagcggtctaaggcacCAGATGCAGGGTTCATACCATATCGTCGCCTTGCTTAAAGGAGGATTCTGGTTGCTCAATGGAGGTGTGGGTTCAACTCCCACTTCTGACAACAGCTTCCATAGAAAACGCAAACAGCGTTAGATTAAAAAACTGTCACACTTATATAATCACAATACTAATCGAATCAGCGCCTCCAGGTTTGGTGAGAATGTCGTACCGGGTGCTCTCTGGTGATGACTGCAAGACGTCAGGGGGGTCATATGTTGGGTTGAGTactttatttttctcattttaagCTGTGCATGTTTGCGCTACGTCTCTTGCTATTGTGTCGACGTTACAGCCTCATCCTTTAGGCTGCACTCCTCAATCACATGCCAGCAGTGTGCCCTCTAGTACCAATAACACTGTGGaccccttcctccctccctccctcacccactccctccctccctccctcccttcctcacccactccct
The DNA window shown above is from Clarias gariepinus isolate MV-2021 ecotype Netherlands chromosome 5, CGAR_prim_01v2, whole genome shotgun sequence and carries:
- the arsh gene encoding arylsulfatase D encodes the protein MARPCLRHFLGLFILTVQSQGVRKAEDATKPNFILMMVDDLGIGDIGCYGNDTIRTPNIDRLAEEGVKLTQHISAAPLCTPSRAAFMTGRYPLRSGLGSNGRAQVILFLGASGGLPTNATTFAKLLQKQGYTTGIVGKWHLGMSCTRRNDHCHHPNSHGFDYYYGIPFTLVNDCKPGAGADILLDVQRKLWHVFTLLALAVLTLITARITGLLDIGSRVLVFLVVVYVLGFLTWYIPFGFLRTWNCIVMRNQDVVEQPVNLDTLSDRLMKEAEQFVERNQDRPFLLFLSLAHVHVPLFTSKQFVGKSRHGLYGDNVEEVDWMIGRMVKLVEKLNLSERTLMYFTSDHGGDVWVSDSQGHIGGWNGIYRGGKNAAGWEGGIRVPGIFRWTNRLPAGKVVNEPTSLMDIFPTVVSLAGGALPNDRILDGHDLLPLLEGRTTQSKHEFMFHYCGVNLHAVRWHPPDSDSVFKVHYFTPNCSSKQTCLCHGEVNIRQDPPLVFDLTSDPSEAVPLTAETEARHGEVLRRVRDAVQEHRRTLTLPENQLSWPKVLWRPWLQPCCGVFPFCSCSET